In the Nicotiana tabacum cultivar K326 chromosome 16, ASM71507v2, whole genome shotgun sequence genome, one interval contains:
- the LOC107827663 gene encoding protein SET DOMAIN GROUP 41, which yields MEIRANEEIPIGQDLTPPIPPLSLSLHHSILLSHCSSCFSPLPPSPFYPTYPNPDHFVRYCSLQCSSLDSPLHFSSSEFHFFHLFPQPLYTTSPTSTDLRLSLRLIHRFQEANVSFSNLERIGGLMTNFKKLTLLEEQQYYNDDDDGLSGRIRDGAKAMAVARRMRDGLDTNVELSAAEYAVEAAVLCLVLTNSVEVHDKDGRSIGVGVYDLAFSYVNHSCSPNASYRFCTAFDCGGELEFRICPAPSETCASGTESGSIINGSEACGPRIVLRSIKAIQKSEEVLITYTDLLQPKVMRQSELWSKYRFSCCCKRCKAMATSYIDHCLQEILILNLDCSNMASGDHFYRDRLMEKLADCLDDAISDFLSFSNPKCCCEKLEILLTQDHVDVVLTPNGENLHRLFRLHPLHHVSLQAYMTLASAYKVYESDLLALDPECDKHQNDAFRMSRKSAAYSLLLAGATHHLFESESSLVVPLSNFWTTAGETLLSLVKSSIWNSFPKGRHIEEISFWSCQICGKCTLLDRIRVTFTNIHDRNAEFAEVTSQFLNCVTNITPKIWGFIIAEGGGYLKEVVDPINLRWLESRTPSVTHFATHATSGNAKETDSGFAAVQCHREMKVNLFQLSIHCLLYGAFLSTICFGPRSPLMSKVENLLSDEGILNS from the exons ATGGAGATTCGAGCAAACGAAGAAATTCCTATAGGGCAAGACCTCACTCCTCCAATCCCACCCCTTTCTCTCTCCCTCCACCACTCAATTCTCCTTTCTCACTGCTCCTCTTGCTTTTCTCCTCTCCCGCCTTCTCCTTTTTACCCTACATATCCAAACCCAGATCACTTCGTTCGTTACTGTTCCCTTCAATGCTCTTCTCTCGACTCCCCTCTTCACTTCTCCTCTTCAGAATTTCACTTCTTTCACCTTTTCCCACAACCCCTTTACACCACCTCCCCTACTTCCACCGACCTCCGCCTCTCCCTCCGCCTCATCCACCGCTTCCAGGAAGCAAATGTGTCTTTCTCAAATTTGGAAAGAATTGGTGGGTTGAtgacaaatttcaaaaaattaactCTATTGGAAGAACAACAGTACtacaatgatgatgatgatggactTTCTGGAAGAATTCGTGACGGGGCAAAGGCTATGGCAGTTGCAAGAAGAATGCGAGATGGTTTGGATACTAATGTGGAGTTATCAGCTGCGGAGTATGCTGTTGAAGCTGCAGTGCTCTGCTTGGTGCTGACTAATTCAGTGGAAGTTCATGATAAGGATGGGAGAAGTATAGGAGTTGGTGTTTATGATTTAGCCTTTTCGTATGTCAATCATAGCTGTTCTCCAAATGCTTCTTACAGGTTTTGTACAGCTTTTGATTGTGGTGGAGAATTGGAGTTTAGAATATGTCCAGCACCTTCAGAGACTTGTGCTTCTGGTACCGAAAGTGGATCCATTATTAATG GAAGTGAAGCATGTGGTCCGAGAATAGTCCTTCGAAGTATAAAGGCAATCCAGAAAAGTGAAGAGGTGTTGATTACATACACTGACTTGCTACAGCCTAAG GTGATGAGGCAATCAGAGTTGTGGTCAAAGTACAGGTTCAGTTGCTGCTGTAAACGATGTAAAGCAATGGCTACATCTTATATAGATCACTGTCTGCAG GAAATCTTAATTTTAAATCTCGACTGTTCAAATATGGCTTCTGGTGACCATTTTTATAGGGATCGTTTAATGGAGAAGCTTGCGGATTGCTTGGATGATGCTATAAGTGACTTTCTGTCATTTAGTAACCCCAAGTGTTGCTGTGAGAAGCTCGAGATCCTGCTTACTCAAGATCACGTCGACGTAGTTCTGACACCAAATGGAGAAAATTTACATCGACTCTTCAGATTGCATCCTCTTCACCATGTCTCTTTGCAGGCCTACATGACACTGGCTTCTGCATATAAAGTCTATGAAAGTGACCTGCTGGCCCTAGATCCTGAATGCGATAAACATCAAAACGATGCTTTTCGTATGAGCAGAAAGAGCGCAGCATATTCCTTGTTGCTCGCAGGTGCAACCCACCATCTATTTGAATCTGAATCTTCTCTCGTGGTGCCTTTGTCAAATTTTTGGACGACTGCTGGTGAGACCTTACTAAGTCTTGTCAAAAGCTCTATATGGAACTCATTTCCAAAGGGGAGGCACATTGAAGAAATTTCATTTTGGTCATGTCAAATTTGTGGCAAATGCACACTGCTTGATAGGATTAGGGTTACTTTTACAAATATTCATGACCGAAATGCAGAATTTGCTGAGGTAACTAGCCAATTTCTGAACTGTGTTACCAATATAACACCAAAAATCTGGGGTTTTATCATTGCGGAAGGTGGTGGTTACTTGAAAGAAGTTGTCGATCCCATTAATTTAAGATGGCTCGAGAGTAGGACGCCATCTGTTACTCATTTTGCAACTCATGCTACAAGTGGTAATGCAAAGGAAACAGATTCCGGATTTGCAGCAGTACAATGTCACAGAGAGATGAAGGTAAATCTATTCCAGCTTAGTATTCACTGCTTACTCTATGGAGCATTTTTGTCGACTATATGTTTTGGTCCTCGTTCGCCACTGATGTCTAAAGTCGAAAATCTTCTAAGTGACGAGGGTATTCTGAATAGTTAA